The DNA region tatttttagtgatttgaatatactttaattattttagatatttatatatattttcaactatttaaaccaacttataagtaccATACATATTCtgtatgttttatatacattaagtcaaaaaaatataagtatataaatctatttcgaatacattcaAGTATCTGAAATACTTTGATTCGGAATGGATTCGGTTTCctttctctaaataccaaaatttttatatttaatcaacTTCTGTTCGGGTTTTGTACTTCTTTTGGATCGGGatcgttttaattttttagatttcgattttttgtccaactctaatattgacatgaaaaacaatatattttataaaaatatacacccgcacggacgtgcgggtcaaaatctagtgttatttaTACACGAAAACAAAAGTCCGAAACCTGTTTCtccataaatataaaatttcatctATGTTTCTCCATAAATACAAAGATCGAAAATCGAAAAACCCATGAAATTAATTTGTATTGGTTTATTGTTTTTAAGCAAACCAATAATTTTATGGTTCTTGATTGAAACTGATtttaggtttttgttttttcggGCTTTTTACATTTTGTTATGTCATATTGGATTTTTGTTCCGCTCTAGATTCATATTTGGTCAGgtattactttattttaatttagttttgttcagtttATTCTACAAGATTTGAGATTTTAAATtcggttttaaaaaaaatgtgaaaaccaAAATTGAAGGAGAAATAGATTTCAAACTTATATTTTCGGGGATAAATAGCACGAAGTCATATTTTGATAGACATTTGGTGGTACACAATAGTATTTGTGGAGAAATAACGCGTCTACccaaagataaatatatatttacagtttTGGGATTAGCTAATCTACACTTAAAGTTTAGAGCTAAAATGTACGGTCTTGGGAGtgaagtttaaatatataaaaaaatatatattaaaaatttagaataaaaaataaaaaaatttaaataggttgtaaaaacatttttgaattttataaaatgtttaagaTTATAATCTACAAAtgaaaaatctatctaagattataaatttaaatatatataaacatatctttaaatattatttaaaataaacattattttaattttaattaagttaaattatattaaaatattattaaaagtaataaaatacacagtatcaataaaatataatttaaactttaaaaaatttgtatttcACATGGTGCAGAAAAACATCTACTACTAATTAAAATCAACATGCTAAATTTGAAAACTAGCCGATTTTCCAAAAGTGTTGTATGTTTTTTCAAATCAACTCAAACGAATACAACTTGATAGAGAGTATTAAGAAAAATGGTATATCCACTGAGTTTGTTGGATAATCGTCATTATTATTTAGAATActttctaaatttattaaatatgttttccAATTCTCTTTAGTACCACTTACACTTTTTGTGTATACATTGTAAAGGTGAACGATTGTCTATAAGAAAGCAGTCACTAGCTTCTCTCTTTGCAGTTTTATATCATTGCatgaaaaaatggaaactaaagcAGTTTTTGGACCAAAACTTGGATTTCATCTTTCTCTTCCTTCTCGGAACAATTTATTACTTCCTCCGATAATCAAACCCCACGGCTTTCCCCTGGCGTCATTTTGGGACACGCCTAGAAAGCATGTTTGTTTAAAGGCCACTAATAGTACTAGTCCGACGTCTGATGGTCAATTAAGTAATCGCAAATTCAAGAAGTTTCCACCCTCTGAATGGACTGATTACTTTCACTCGGTTCCCCTCGATGTCTCTGTGAGTTTCTAGATATATGTCTTTATGTATACATATTAGTTTTCTGTAGGTAGATGTGAATAAGGTTAATGGATGTGTGCTTTTCTACTTCTCAAGGAAATGGATGCGCTCAAGAGAGAGATTCATACACTAAAGCCGAAAGTGAAGAACACGTTAATGTCTTCCCAAGACACTCAGAGAATCCTTATGATATATTTGTTGGTGAGCCTTGGTCTTGCATATCACTTCGAGGACGAGATCTATGATATTCTAAAAGAGAGTTTCACAAAGATAAAGGAGATGATGGAACACGAAGAAGATTTGTACACAGTTTCCATCATCTTCTGGGTTTTCAGGACATACGGTCACTACATATCTTCTGGTAAGGGAAATACTAGCTTGGCTTGTCATCCTAATCGAAGTTCATACTAATGTATGTTATTTCTCATTCATAAGTTGATTCTATTTTTGTAACTAGATGTCTTTACAAGATTCAAAGAGAGCAGCGGAGACTTCAAAGAAATTCTTAAAGGGGATGCCAAGGGTATCTTGAGCTTATACGAAGCAGCGCACTTGCGGACCACGAAAGATGATATACTGAGCGAAGCGTTGAGCTTCACCTCGAGCCATTTGGAGTCATTAGTTGCAGGTGGGACATGCCCGCCTCATCTTTCAATGCATATACAAAATGCTCTCTATCTGTGTCAGCGTTGGAACATGGAGATGTTAGTCGCTGTGAAATATATCCCATTCTACGAACAAGAAGATCATGATGAGATGCTACTCAGGTTTGCTAAGATCAGTTTCAAGTTACTGCAGCTCCAGTACATTCAAGATCTCAAAATCCTAACAAAGTATGTAACCTATCTCCTCATTTATTTACACGTATTTATATGGCTGGCTTAGGGATGGAAATATCCAAGATCAAGATCCGTTCCAAAATCTGCTTTGAATTTGGATCCAGATTTGAATAGTAATATTGGATACGTTAAAACAGATTGGATATTATGATTTTCAAGCCAAGATATAcgatctaaaattttaaataaattaaaagttttaattttgttaatgatatttttaatatatgaatatggataaataaaatcaattttgcaatatatcttttaataaaatgttgtataaaattttagttttaataactATATTATAACAGAACTGCATATCccgaaatatttaaatattttgaaggATATCCAGAAGCCAAAGATTTGATTTCAAATAATGAAATCCTAAATAAACATCAAGATATGCGGATCTCACCTCTAtgtttatctatactattagtTTTTCAAATTATTACAAGAAAATGtcattgatttttattttattttttgttttcataaatatatattaaactaaatttcTTCATCCGTAACATTCTTCGTTCTAAACTAGAAATCTGCCATCTATactattttttctattaaaagagaagtaccaatTTTTCTACCATATCAAAATCATAATAAGTCCATATTTactaattacataatataacttaataatcaataagaatattaataataaataaaattttaacaataaattttatttttatttttaattataacaaaaagaattttgagaaaaatctaacaaaatcctgctcaatttttttttaaaataatatattaattaatttcgtaattaataatataatattaatattaactaaattttattataaaacaaaaacttctatgctattttaaataaatgtataattataatcggtattatattataatagaagtattatataaaataaatgtgacAAGATTATATTAAACtggtaaattaaaatattttaaaatttattaaaatgctttcatttaaataaattatcatttaccGTTAAATGGGTTACAATTTGTTaactatgtaatattttatacaaaaataaagttcttaacatatgtttaaaaaaatttagctatatatttttttcaaaaatcatatgttgaaaaaaattcttaatttgattatttcaaagtatatattGATAATATCAAAGTCTATGAAATGAAAAATTACCTTCACGGATGTGCGGGTAAActctaatctatattattaaaatagaagtcaataacttctttcatgtgtgattttttttattttatttagaccAACcttagaaaatttattaaattttacataacttaattataatatcttttaatatctttattttttatttgaaatactaataaatatcttaaataaataacaaaaaaatcttccaaatatcttttataatcttttaaaaatatattttcgaaattagttaattaaaattttaattatcacAAAGTATAATTAGAAAgtaaattttagtttagtttcgtttgtaaacaaaaaaaataataactacataaaatacttttaataatattttaacggtaagaattttttaaaattaatttaattcaaAACTATACCAAGAACTAtttttaaagatgtttttaaaaataaatatttatttctatttctaatttaaaaatatatatatcttatctaTTTATGACATAAATTATGACTTAATtcatatgtgatttttttaatttagaccACATAGAAGTCATacctttatattattttatcatgtAGTACAATTAATTTATACCTCCGTCATAGATGAAACATTTGATCTTTATTCATATcgtatatataagattttagTCATCTGTTATTAAGGTATGTGTATTCTCATGTGCTAAAAACCAAtttggtttattatttaaacatatatactAAATTGGTTTAATTAATCACTATATACCAAATTATCTATTATGTAGGTTCTTAATTTAATTTCcacatatatttcaaattaataaaacaaaaactatgTAAATCAGTATtgtaatgttttcaaaataaattttgttacaaaaatacaaaattagttaaaatcaattcggtttattatttaaacatctATACTAAATTGATTTAATTAATCACTATTATACCTAATCCTCTATTATGTAGGTTCAACTTACTTTAATCTccacatatatttaaaaattataaataaaacaaaaattatgtaaaacaGTATTGTTACATAATAgtgattttcaaaacaaattttgttataaaaatacaaaatttataaattttataggaATAATATTATAAGCCacacaaatattattataaaattagataatatataacactaaattgtattaatttattgatatattttattgcATAACCTAAAATACTTTAATATTTGCGGGTCAAATTCTAGTTATATTTAAATGATCTTCTCTAACATTTATATTATACacaaatacattatttatatCATCCAAACATATGTATTTCACATAGTAAGTCAATTACATTATTATGAACATAGAAGCATCTCAAAACAACTAAAGCTCTCTTCTAAACCTGCAACATGATTAACGTTGACTTATGTATAACAAAGTAATGTCTaacacaaaaaaatgtatttggTGAAATAAGGTCTAATACTTTTGAAACTACAATGTATCAATTATGACATTTGGAAGAAAAAATGACTCATATTTGTCTCAACCCTAAACGAAAAATTTAAATCCCAGTACACAACCCCCAAAATTCAGTTTTTGTTAATTATCCTCAAAACAAATCATTTCGATCAAGATCAATAGATTATTAACAATATAGGActgaattaaatatatattgctACACAAATAGATTGTTGGTTCCGGtttttctaataatattttcttttaacatgTACCATAATATACTACAATTTTCTAAACTTTGACAAATAAACTTAAGTTTCAGTTTTTTTCcaaatgatattttcttttaacgTGTACCATCATAATATAATACAACAATCTTTTCTTTTAACGAATCTGGTTTgacattattttaatatgaaataatgtCTAATTAGTTTTTTCCGGTTCTTCAATCAATCTGAGATTTATAAATACcgaaaatattcatatattgtaGGTTATTAGATATATCATTAGATGAATATATAATTTGGTTACTTCACCTAAAGtagaaaaaacaatttcccTGATACCTtcaactatataattttaatctaTCCAAAACTATGTTTTTCTCCATGATGGTTAAATTTACCGGTGgcgaaaataattaaaaatgtattaaaagGGAAATGATAGAACATTGTAAATAAGTTTAAAAGTCAATAGCAGAATTCTATCAGTGATTTTACTTTAATAGTGTAGATGAGTTTTATAAATGccaaaaatattcatatttgtAGGTTATTCGATATATCATTAGATGGATATATAAATTGGTTACTTCGTCCAATTTCCCTGATAACTtcaactatataattttaatctatccaaaattatatttttctccATGATGATTAAATTTACAAGTGACGAAAATAATTACAAATGTTTTAAAAGGGAAATGGCAGAACATTGTAAATAACTTTAAAAGGTAAAGATATAATTCTACGAGGAATTCTGCTTTGAtagtataaattactaaaaatatatgcaataggTATCTTATGATTTTGTAAATGTCCTTACTTATTATACAAGTATTTTTCTCATAGATATAACCACTGAATGTTTTATCTACAATTACCATAAAATCCATATCAACTCAGTTTAGATCATTATgtcaaaaaaatctcaaaacaatAATGGCCAACCTATCATGATTTTTTCTGTTATccaattttcttttcaaaaaaatttttcaatataaaaataaatatttttagaaatatctAGTTTAATGTattatcaaatttaataataataataataataataattttggagctttgattttttttatttagaaatagCTCTAACAGATCTAAAAGACCAATATAGTTACCGTTGTCTAGATAAGCAACCTTattaaatcttaatttaatgaatttttattggGTTCACTCATATGGTAAACAtataggttcaccaaccaatagtattttattatttcattcgatattttttaaaaagtaacaaaatattttccaagttatattatgtttttaacaaaaaaatatataaataaatcaaaaatagcaatagttgccaaaaaaaataatattttgacacTGTtaccaaacactaaaccctaaatccaaaacactaaacctaaaattctaaacccttggataaaccctaaacccttgaataaattctaaaccctaaattataaacactaaatcttaaaaatactaaactcttaatcctaaaccctaaacccttagataaatcctaaaccctaaaccctaagctttaaacccttggataaacgaTAAACCttttgataaatcctaaaccataaacactaaacactaaatcttaaaaaaactaaaatattaatccTAAACCtgtaatttttaatacttttaacgCCGttaacaaaacactaaaccataaatcctaaacacgaAATCTTAAACATTATACTCTAaataaacccttgggtaaaccctaaaccctcgaataaattctaaaccttaaatcataaacactaaatcttaaaaatactaaaccctaatcctaaaccctaactccttagataaatcctaaaccctaaaccctaagctttaaacctttggataaacgataaacctttggataaatcctaaaccataaacactaaacactaaatcttaaaaaaactaaaatattaatccTAAACCtgtaatttttaatacttttaacgCCGTtaacaaaacactaaacaataaatcctaaacacgaaatcttaaaaattatactctaaacttttagataaaccataaatcctaggtcttaagatttatccaagggtttaggttttaagaaaagatttagtatttttaagaattagtgtttagtgtttgtcatttagggtttagaatttatccaaaacaaagcagagtttatccaagggtttaagatttagcgtttgtgatttagggtttagtgttttgatgatagcattaaaatattaaaaaaagttttggcaactactattattttttatctttattttaaaaacataatataacttggcAAATAggttgtttccttttttaaaaatatatagaatatgaaataaaaaatcatattgttTGGTGAACCCAGAAAAAACTCAAATTTAATAGGTCTTAGTTGTTCAAGGTTTAATTgagataatttaaaatataactaaatcatttattttagcCTTTCTAATAAAGCAATTTGGGTTTTATATCAGatcttcacaaaaaaaaaaaatatttcaagctTTAAAAGTCCGCAgatcaaaatttagtaataGCTTAAAGAAAGTATtctaacatatataaaatgtttgGATTCAAGCTGGTGGTACAAGGAGGTAGATATTGTATCAAAGGTGCCACCTTACTTAAAAGACAGACTCGTCGAAAATTATTTCTTGGTAAAAGCAGCTTTCTCGGAGCCACAAGTCTCACGTGCAAGGATTATGTTGACTCAGTATTACACCATTTTAGGGATTATAGATGACACATTCGACAGATATGCATCTCTTCCTGAGGCAGAAATCCTTGCCAATAGCTTGGAAAGGtatcaaaatttcatataagCAATAAACATTAAGTAAACcgcttttcaaaaaaaaaaaaaaacattacgtaaacaaaaaaaaaacaattattatgatggtagtggtggtggtgatgtACAGGTGGTCTCCCGATCCTGCCATGGATAAACAACCTGAATATTTGAAAGCCGTACTAAACTTTATATTGGATACTTTCGAAGATTTTGAAAAAGAACTTAGGCCGGAAGGAAAACCTTACAGTGTGGAAGCCAATATAGAAGAGGTaaccaatcaatcaatcaagGATAATATATATTGTCCGGTAGcgttaaaattttattcagtgGACTCATATGATTGATatccaaaagaagaaaaaaggtaACGGTTTTATTATACTTTTGAGATTTTGCAGTTAAAGGCAGTTGTGAAAGCCAATTTTGAGCATGCAAAATGGGCACACGCTGCTCACCTGCCTGGCTTTGAGGAGTACATGGAGGTTGCTGAGGTGGAGATCACAGTGTATGCAGCTTTGGCTGGTTGTTTCATGTCTCTGGGAAAAATGGCTACCAGGGAAGCTTACGAGTGGCTTAAATCGAGGCCAAGACTGGTCAAATCTATATCTCTCAGAGGTCGTCTTATGGATGATATAACCGGTTTAGAAGTAAGAAACTAAGAATCTGGATAATTTCTCTCTTCATGCTTTCTTCTCTATATTACGATATTTCTAAAACTTTGATTAGGAAGAGAGGACAGATCACAAATGCAGTCAACTGTTATATGAAGCAATATGGAGTTACCAAACAAGATGCTTTAAGAGAGCTTCACAAAATTGTTGCAGATAACGGTAACATAATAAATGAGGAGCTCTTGACGACAACTGGTATGTCACGTTTGGTTCTCAAGACAGTAATGGGTCTTGCACAATCGGTCGCCGTCTGCTACAATGGATATGAAGGATACACTTTCCCGGAAGGAAAAATCAAGGAGTACATGACTTCTTTGTTTGTCGATCAGATTCGTCTTTAACAA from Raphanus sativus cultivar WK10039 chromosome 8, ASM80110v3, whole genome shotgun sequence includes:
- the LOC108822622 gene encoding putative terpenoid synthase 7 isoform X1, producing MEDSHSHKNSILCLKNALWAAYKISSRGMKIDLVLTPKHITFVLEYAIGCGLLEHNVVPEDSRRLSFISLHEKMETKAVFGPKLGFHLSLPSRNNLLLPPIIKPHGFPLASFWDTPRKHVCLKATNSTSPTSDGQLSNRKFKKFPPSEWTDYFHSVPLDVSEMDALKREIHTLKPKVKNTLMSSQDTQRILMIYLLVSLGLAYHFEDEIYDILKESFTKIKEMMEHEEDLYTVSIIFWVFRTYGHYISSDVFTRFKESSGDFKEILKGDAKGILSLYEAAHLRTTKDDILSEALSFTSSHLESLVAGGTCPPHLSMHIQNALYLCQRWNMEMLVAVKYIPFYEQEDHDEMLLRFAKISFKLLQLQYIQDLKILTNWWYKEVDIVSKVPPYLKDRLVENYFLVKAAFSEPQVSRARIMLTQYYTILGIIDDTFDRYASLPEAEILANSLERWSPDPAMDKQPEYLKAVLNFILDTFEDFEKELRPEGKPYSVEANIEELKAVVKANFEHAKWAHAAHLPGFEEYMEVAEVEITVYAALAGCFMSLGKMATREAYEWLKSRPRLVKSISLRGRLMDDITGLERGQITNAVNCYMKQYGVTKQDALRELHKIVADNGNIINEELLTTTGMSRLVLKTVMGLAQSVAVCYNGYEGYTFPEGKIKEYMTSLFVDQIRL
- the LOC108822622 gene encoding putative terpenoid synthase 7 isoform X4, coding for MEDSHSHKNSILCLKNALWAAYKISSRGMKIDLVLTPKHITFVLEYAIGCGLLEHNVVPEDSRRLSFISLHEKMETKAVFGPKLGFHLSLPSRNNLLLPPIIKPHGFPLASFWDTPRKHVCLKATNSTSPTSDGQLSNRKFKKFPPSEWTDYFHSVPLDVSEMDALKREIHTLKPKVKNTLMSSQDTQRILMIYLLVSLGLAYHFEDEIYDILKESFTKIKEMMEHEEDLYTVSIIFWVFRTYGHYISSDVFTRFKESSGDFKEILKGDAKGILSLYEAAHLRTTKDDILSEALSFTSSHLESLVAGGTCPPHLSMHIQNALYLCQRWNMEMLVAVKYIPFYEQEDHDEMLLRFAKISFKLLQLQYIQDLKILTNWWYKEVDIVSKVPPYLKDRLVENYFLVKAAFSEPQVSRARIMLTQYYTILGIIDDTFDRYASLPEAEILANSLERWSPDPAMDKQPEYLKAVLNFILDTFEDFEKELRPEGKPYSVEANIEELKAVVKANFEHAKWAHAAHLPGFEEYMEVAEVEITVYAALAGCFMSLGKMATREAYEWLKSRPRLVKSISLRGRLMDDITGLEITVT
- the LOC108822622 gene encoding putative terpenoid synthase 7 isoform X2, encoding MEDSHSHKNSILCLKNALWAAYKISSRGMKIDLVLTPKHITFVLEYAIGCGLLEHNVVPEDSRSFISLHEKMETKAVFGPKLGFHLSLPSRNNLLLPPIIKPHGFPLASFWDTPRKHVCLKATNSTSPTSDGQLSNRKFKKFPPSEWTDYFHSVPLDVSEMDALKREIHTLKPKVKNTLMSSQDTQRILMIYLLVSLGLAYHFEDEIYDILKESFTKIKEMMEHEEDLYTVSIIFWVFRTYGHYISSDVFTRFKESSGDFKEILKGDAKGILSLYEAAHLRTTKDDILSEALSFTSSHLESLVAGGTCPPHLSMHIQNALYLCQRWNMEMLVAVKYIPFYEQEDHDEMLLRFAKISFKLLQLQYIQDLKILTNWWYKEVDIVSKVPPYLKDRLVENYFLVKAAFSEPQVSRARIMLTQYYTILGIIDDTFDRYASLPEAEILANSLERWSPDPAMDKQPEYLKAVLNFILDTFEDFEKELRPEGKPYSVEANIEELKAVVKANFEHAKWAHAAHLPGFEEYMEVAEVEITVYAALAGCFMSLGKMATREAYEWLKSRPRLVKSISLRGRLMDDITGLERGQITNAVNCYMKQYGVTKQDALRELHKIVADNGNIINEELLTTTGMSRLVLKTVMGLAQSVAVCYNGYEGYTFPEGKIKEYMTSLFVDQIRL
- the LOC108822622 gene encoding putative terpenoid synthase 7 isoform X3; translation: MEDSHSHKNSILCLKNALWAAYKISSRGMKIDLVLTPKHITFVLEYAIGCGLLEHNVVPEDSRRLSFISLHEKMETKAVFGPKLGFHLSLPSRNNLLLPPIIKPHGFPLASFWDTPRKHVCLKATNSTSPTSDGQLSNRKFKKFPPSEWTDYFHSVPLDVSEMDALKREIHTLKPKVKNTLMSSQDTQRILMIYLLVSLGLAYHFEDEIYDILKESFTKIKEMMEHEEDLYTVSIIFWVFRTYGHYISSDVFTRFKESSGDFKEILKGDAKGILSLYEAAHLRTTKDDILSEALSFTSSHLESLVAGGTCPPHLSMHIQNALYLCQRWNMEMLVAVKYIPFYEQEDHDEMLLRFAKISFKLLQLQYIQDLKILTNWWYKEVDIVSKVPPYLKDRLVENYFLVKAAFSEPQVSRARIMLTQYYTILGIIDDTFDRYASLPEAEILANSLERWSPDPAMDKQPEYLKAVLNFILDTFEDFEKELRPEGKPYSVEANIEELKAVVKANFEHAKWAHAAHLPGFEEYMEVAEVEITVYAALAGCFMSLGKMATREAYEWLKSRPRLVKSISLRGRLMDDITGLEEERTDHKCSQLLYEAIWSYQTRCFKRASQNCCR